The following coding sequences lie in one Myxococcus xanthus genomic window:
- a CDS encoding acyl-CoA dehydrogenase family protein produces the protein MSFFQEPPRLGNQYDDDALLQSYLARTLPEDLRRALTDEFRELGELGGDYFYRFQLRDRLNEPELTQWDAWGHRVDHIEVSPLWKEAEALAARRGLVATAYEQKNAELSRVHQFILNYLVQASLDVYSCPLAMTDGAARSLLTLGNTALIDRALPHLTSRDPATAWTSGQWMTERTGGSDVGLTQTVARQTPEGWRLSGTKWFTSATTAQMALTLARPEGNGPGGKGLALFYVETRDAAGRLNGIQINRLKDKLGTRKVPTAELSLDGTLAIPVAGLTDGIRNMAWMLNVTRTWNAVGSAWGMRRALALARDYAQRRVQFGAKLADKPLHMDTLAGLEAEFQAGFLLAFRAVELLGRMEAKVATEQELLLQRLVTPLAKLTTGRQVVHVTSEVTEAFGGAGYVEDTGIPRLQADAQVLSIWEGTTNVLSLDTLRALAKEGALEAFFHEVEGRLGQARDAGLRPCVDAAQGALEHARAWVAGAMEDPATLEAGARRFSLTLGRTLELALLCAHAQWCLDHGHGPRSKAAARRFASHGVDLIQPAASLEDVRLLT, from the coding sequence ATGAGCTTCTTCCAGGAACCGCCGAGGCTGGGCAATCAGTACGACGACGATGCGCTGCTCCAGAGCTACCTGGCACGCACCCTCCCCGAGGACCTGCGGCGCGCGTTGACGGATGAGTTCCGCGAGCTGGGTGAGTTGGGCGGGGATTACTTCTACCGCTTCCAGCTCCGCGACCGGCTGAACGAGCCGGAGCTGACCCAGTGGGATGCGTGGGGCCACCGCGTCGACCACATCGAGGTGTCACCACTGTGGAAGGAAGCCGAGGCCCTGGCCGCGCGGCGCGGACTGGTGGCCACGGCCTACGAGCAGAAGAACGCCGAGCTCAGCCGCGTCCACCAGTTCATCCTCAACTACCTCGTGCAGGCGTCGCTGGACGTGTACTCGTGCCCGCTGGCGATGACGGACGGCGCGGCGCGCTCGTTGCTAACGCTGGGCAACACGGCGCTCATCGACCGCGCCCTGCCCCACCTCACGTCCCGGGACCCGGCCACGGCGTGGACGTCCGGTCAGTGGATGACGGAGCGCACCGGCGGCTCGGACGTGGGCCTCACGCAGACGGTGGCCCGGCAGACCCCGGAGGGCTGGCGGCTGTCTGGTACGAAGTGGTTCACCTCCGCGACGACGGCGCAGATGGCGCTCACGCTGGCGCGTCCGGAAGGCAACGGCCCCGGAGGCAAGGGCCTGGCCCTGTTCTACGTGGAGACGCGCGACGCGGCCGGAAGGCTCAATGGCATCCAGATCAACCGGCTCAAAGACAAACTGGGAACGCGCAAGGTGCCCACGGCGGAGCTGTCATTGGATGGCACGCTGGCCATTCCCGTGGCGGGGCTGACGGATGGCATCCGGAACATGGCGTGGATGCTGAATGTGACACGCACCTGGAACGCGGTGGGCTCCGCATGGGGCATGCGCCGGGCGCTGGCCCTGGCCCGGGACTATGCCCAGCGGCGGGTGCAGTTCGGCGCGAAGCTGGCGGACAAGCCGCTGCACATGGACACCCTGGCGGGGCTGGAGGCGGAGTTCCAGGCGGGGTTCCTGCTGGCCTTCCGCGCCGTGGAGCTGCTGGGCCGCATGGAGGCGAAGGTGGCAACCGAGCAGGAGCTGCTCCTGCAGCGGCTGGTGACGCCCCTGGCGAAGCTGACCACCGGCCGGCAGGTGGTGCACGTCACCTCCGAAGTCACGGAGGCCTTTGGCGGCGCGGGCTACGTGGAAGACACGGGCATTCCGCGGCTCCAGGCCGACGCCCAGGTGCTGTCCATCTGGGAAGGCACCACGAACGTCCTCTCCCTGGACACCCTGCGCGCCCTGGCGAAGGAAGGCGCGTTGGAGGCGTTCTTCCACGAGGTGGAGGGCCGTCTGGGCCAGGCCCGGGACGCGGGCCTGCGGCCCTGTGTCGACGCGGCCCAGGGCGCGCTGGAGCACGCGCGGGCCTGGGTGGCCGGTGCCATGGAGGACCCCGCCACCCTGGAGGCTGGCGCCCGGCGCTTCTCGCTGACGCTGGGACGGACGCTGGAGCTGGCCTTGCTCTGCGCCCATGCGCAGTGGTGTCTGGACCATGGCCACGGCCCCCGGAGCAAGGCGGCGGCACGGCGCTTCGCCTCGCACGGCGTGGACCTCATCCAACCGGCCGCGAGCCTGGAGGATGTCCGGCTATTGACCTGA
- a CDS encoding DUF6209 family protein: MKRLLSVLALPLLLLGTTAAAQTTPTLTFHGNWTINQSEVLTEGSQVQVVYSTARLPQCRVNNPDGSPAWSITGHYRINGSAPASFDVAGAPVTGNGPTLDLQEQGLLELWFLVSSPGCEHYDSNYGNNFPFNVLEDSATPTATLVFQQDWVEYVVGTPRRGQPFVVDYDIARLPECRLLYNGAPTWDVGVRWRFNNGVTGEKSVTTTSGYTRTGTPVTIIPPAGATSVQLWFENWDRGTCRRWDSDYGANYTFNLQP, translated from the coding sequence GTGAAGCGACTTCTGTCCGTCCTCGCCCTGCCCCTGCTGCTGCTCGGAACCACCGCGGCGGCGCAGACGACGCCCACCCTCACGTTCCACGGCAACTGGACCATCAACCAGTCGGAGGTGCTGACCGAGGGGAGCCAGGTGCAGGTCGTCTACAGCACCGCGCGCCTGCCGCAGTGCCGCGTCAACAACCCCGACGGCAGCCCCGCGTGGAGCATCACCGGCCACTACCGCATCAATGGCTCCGCGCCGGCCAGCTTCGATGTGGCGGGCGCGCCCGTCACCGGCAATGGACCGACGCTGGACCTGCAGGAGCAGGGCCTGCTGGAGCTGTGGTTCCTCGTGTCCAGCCCGGGCTGTGAGCACTACGACTCCAACTACGGCAACAACTTCCCGTTCAACGTCCTGGAGGACAGCGCCACGCCCACGGCGACGCTCGTGTTCCAGCAGGACTGGGTGGAGTACGTGGTGGGCACGCCCCGCCGGGGCCAGCCCTTCGTCGTGGACTATGACATCGCGCGCCTGCCCGAGTGCCGGCTGCTCTACAACGGCGCGCCCACGTGGGACGTGGGTGTGCGCTGGCGCTTCAACAACGGGGTGACGGGCGAGAAGAGCGTCACCACCACCAGCGGCTATACGCGCACAGGCACGCCCGTCACCATCATCCCTCCCGCCGGGGCCACCTCCGTGCAGCTCTGGTTCGAGAACTGGGACCGCGGCACCTGCCGCCGCTGGGACTCCGACTACGGGGCGAACTACACGTTCAACCTGCAGCCGTAG
- a CDS encoding GNAT family N-acetyltransferase, with protein MVEVRTFEGDAKEASQFINSVWQRTYGAKMGLTIWDERFFDWLLFSNPLADRDYLLGAYSKGKLVGAFLAEPAKIQLGQRQVDGTYGSWVSVAPESRGQGIGIKLSDTMQARHRERGAALTLSCVADGTLGQGFWGRRSHTRYLNDLGMWLHIFNAEKAVRWSLSATERAFLTLTRPLHHRGFLAAHTDGIRAYQPRDLPQCMALVQKMMRPVNLGYAYTSERLAHQLQFRDIPRTFVLERDGVIQGMVNYYTLQMTARGLLTTGLVDLLAFQDGLPFSEQRRLLWVAMQDMVDQGADCAAMLRSPCTPTHLMLRSGWLPFPGGSRVTCLLTTPDVELPASPRVFMHLR; from the coding sequence ATGGTTGAGGTCCGCACCTTCGAGGGCGACGCGAAGGAAGCGTCCCAGTTCATCAACAGCGTCTGGCAGCGCACCTACGGCGCGAAGATGGGATTGACGATCTGGGACGAGCGTTTCTTCGACTGGCTGCTCTTCAGCAATCCCCTGGCGGACCGGGACTATCTGCTGGGGGCGTATTCGAAGGGCAAGCTGGTGGGAGCCTTCCTGGCGGAGCCGGCGAAGATCCAGCTCGGCCAACGGCAGGTGGATGGCACCTACGGGAGTTGGGTCAGCGTGGCACCCGAGAGCCGGGGCCAGGGGATTGGCATCAAGCTGTCGGACACCATGCAGGCACGCCACCGCGAGCGTGGCGCCGCGCTCACCTTGAGCTGCGTGGCCGACGGCACCCTGGGCCAGGGCTTCTGGGGCCGGCGGAGCCACACGCGCTACCTCAACGACCTGGGCATGTGGCTGCACATCTTCAACGCGGAGAAGGCGGTCCGCTGGTCGCTGAGCGCCACCGAGCGCGCGTTCCTCACCCTCACGCGTCCGCTCCACCACCGGGGCTTCCTGGCGGCGCACACCGACGGCATCCGGGCCTACCAACCCCGGGACCTGCCGCAGTGCATGGCCCTGGTCCAGAAGATGATGCGGCCGGTGAACCTGGGCTACGCCTACACCTCGGAGCGCCTGGCCCACCAGCTCCAGTTCCGTGACATCCCGCGCACCTTCGTCCTGGAGCGAGACGGCGTCATCCAAGGCATGGTCAACTACTACACCCTCCAGATGACGGCCCGAGGCCTCCTGACGACGGGATTGGTGGACCTGCTCGCCTTCCAGGACGGGCTGCCCTTTTCGGAGCAACGGCGGCTGCTGTGGGTGGCCATGCAGGACATGGTGGACCAAGGGGCCGACTGCGCCGCGATGCTGCGCAGCCCGTGTACGCCCACGCACCTGATGCTGCGCTCCGGGTGGTTGCCATTCCCCGGGGGCTCCCGGGTGACGTGCCTGCTCACCACCCCCGACGTGGAGCTGCCCGCCTCGCCCCGGGTGTTCATGCACCTGCGCTGA
- a CDS encoding NfeD family protein → MDLTPTAWQLWLIAALLLGALEMQLTSFMVLWLAVGALASSIGAALGLGLNGQLYLFTAVSVALFAASRTLFKSVFMRDATHLKTGIEAMLGQEAVVVETLGDPLGGTVRINGELWTARSLSGPVPEGELVTVEQVEGLKLWVRRPTASLPVPSGDPRKE, encoded by the coding sequence ATGGACCTCACTCCCACCGCGTGGCAGCTCTGGCTGATCGCGGCGCTCCTTCTGGGAGCGCTGGAGATGCAGCTCACCAGCTTCATGGTCCTCTGGCTCGCCGTGGGGGCGCTGGCCTCCTCGATCGGGGCGGCATTGGGCCTGGGCCTCAACGGCCAGCTCTACCTGTTCACCGCCGTCTCCGTCGCCCTGTTCGCGGCCTCCCGCACCCTCTTCAAAAGCGTTTTCATGCGCGACGCCACGCATTTGAAGACAGGTATCGAGGCCATGCTTGGTCAGGAGGCGGTGGTGGTGGAGACCCTGGGCGACCCGCTCGGGGGCACGGTGCGCATCAATGGCGAGCTGTGGACGGCGCGCTCCCTGTCGGGCCCGGTGCCCGAAGGCGAACTCGTCACCGTGGAGCAGGTGGAAGGTCTCAAACTCTGGGTGCGCCGACCGACGGCGTCGTTGCCGGTTCCCTCGGGGGACCCGAGGAAGGAGTAG
- a CDS encoding error-prone DNA polymerase: MDYTELVCRSNFSFLRGASHPEELVATAARLGLGALALTDADGLYGVVKAHLAAKEHGVRLILGAELTLEDGPPVVVYAADGTGYSNLCALVSQSRMTHPKGEAGLPWRAVADRSAGLLALLPEPAPFEQVASLAEAFPERFHVGICRTLSAGDAEREARAERLALELGVPLVAHNDVHTHHRRRQALQDVLVSIRHGTSVDRAGTRLLPNAERTLKSPRDMARLFADRPEALARAAELASRCHASLDDLHYRFPEEDLPEGRTSDAHLRVLTYEGLQFRYPEGAPPAVVKQIEHELKLIAALDFAGYFLALWDIVRFARAQGILCQGRGSAANSAVCYALQITAIDPVRMGLLFERFLSMERKEPPDIDVDFEHERREEVLQYVYEKHGRRHAGMVCEVICYRGRLALRETGKALGLSLDQVDRLSKVSASNGFDVTPDVLREAGLSAEDGRVQKTLALAMELEGFPRHLSIHVGGFVMTREPLTELVPVENAAMPGRTVIQWEKDDINAVGLLKVDLLALGMLTALSKCFALIREHHGRELSLATVPAEDPKVYDMLCEADTMGVFQIESRAQMNMLPRLRPRTFYDLVVEIALIRPGPIVGNMVHPFLRRRNGQEQVAYPSEAVKEILGKTLGVPLFQEQAMKLAMVAAGFTAGEADGLRRVLSHKRAESMLLQYRGRFVEGCVSRGYTRKQAEEWFDNFRGFAHYGFPESHSASFALIAYASSWLKCHYPAAFTAALLNSQPMGFYAPHTLVADAQRHGVEVRPVDVRHSSWDCTLEEGGAALRLGLRMVKGLGESAGRRVATAKREGFRDVGDLARWSRAPRHELTRLALAGALSSLCGSRRQALWELQALGPLDSDDLFFGMAMDGTAVELPSMDVMERVCADYDTVGLSLEKHPLELLRPVLKQQGAVTAEGLKKVAHGRRVAVGGMLICRQRPPTAKGICFISLEDETGIANLVVPPDVYERCRKDIHGALFLVGEGVLERSGKVTNVKSSRVASLHGQRGTLPGR, from the coding sequence GTGGACTACACCGAGCTGGTCTGCCGCTCCAACTTTTCGTTCCTTCGCGGGGCCTCGCATCCGGAAGAGCTGGTGGCCACGGCCGCGAGGCTCGGGCTGGGTGCGCTCGCGCTGACGGACGCGGATGGCCTGTACGGCGTGGTGAAGGCGCACCTGGCCGCGAAGGAGCACGGGGTGCGGCTCATCCTGGGCGCCGAACTGACGCTGGAGGACGGCCCGCCGGTGGTGGTGTACGCGGCGGATGGGACGGGGTACTCGAACCTGTGCGCCCTGGTGTCCCAGAGCCGGATGACCCACCCCAAGGGCGAGGCCGGGCTGCCGTGGCGCGCGGTGGCGGACCGGTCCGCGGGGCTGCTCGCGCTCCTGCCCGAGCCCGCGCCCTTCGAGCAGGTCGCTTCACTGGCGGAGGCCTTCCCGGAGCGCTTCCACGTCGGCATCTGCCGGACCCTGTCCGCGGGGGACGCGGAGCGCGAGGCCCGGGCGGAGCGGCTGGCGCTGGAGCTCGGCGTGCCGCTGGTCGCGCACAACGACGTGCACACGCACCATCGCCGGCGGCAGGCCTTGCAGGACGTGCTGGTGTCCATTCGCCATGGGACGTCGGTGGACCGGGCGGGGACTCGGCTGTTACCCAACGCGGAGCGGACGCTGAAGTCCCCACGGGACATGGCGCGCCTGTTCGCGGATCGGCCAGAGGCCCTGGCGCGCGCGGCGGAGCTGGCCTCGCGCTGCCACGCCTCATTGGATGATTTGCACTACCGCTTCCCGGAAGAGGACCTGCCCGAAGGCCGCACCTCGGACGCGCACCTGCGCGTGCTGACGTACGAAGGACTTCAGTTCCGCTATCCGGAAGGCGCGCCCCCGGCGGTGGTGAAGCAGATTGAACACGAGCTGAAGCTCATCGCCGCGTTGGACTTCGCCGGCTACTTCCTGGCGCTGTGGGACATCGTCCGCTTCGCCAGGGCCCAGGGGATTCTCTGCCAGGGGCGGGGAAGCGCGGCGAACTCGGCGGTCTGCTACGCGCTGCAAATCACCGCCATCGACCCGGTGCGGATGGGCCTGTTGTTCGAGCGCTTCCTGAGCATGGAGCGCAAGGAACCACCAGACATCGACGTGGACTTCGAGCACGAGCGCCGCGAGGAGGTCCTCCAGTACGTCTACGAGAAGCACGGGCGTCGGCACGCGGGCATGGTCTGCGAGGTCATCTGCTACCGGGGCCGGCTGGCGCTGCGTGAGACGGGCAAGGCGCTGGGCTTGTCGCTGGACCAGGTGGACCGGCTGTCGAAGGTGTCCGCGTCGAACGGCTTCGACGTGACGCCGGACGTGCTGCGCGAGGCGGGCCTGTCCGCGGAGGACGGCCGGGTCCAGAAGACGCTGGCACTGGCCATGGAACTGGAGGGCTTCCCCAGGCACCTGTCCATCCACGTGGGCGGCTTCGTGATGACACGCGAGCCGCTGACGGAGCTGGTTCCAGTGGAGAACGCGGCGATGCCGGGCCGCACCGTCATCCAGTGGGAGAAGGACGACATCAACGCGGTGGGGCTGCTGAAGGTGGACCTGCTGGCGCTGGGCATGCTGACGGCGCTGTCGAAGTGCTTCGCGCTGATTCGCGAGCACCATGGGCGGGAGCTGTCCCTGGCGACGGTGCCAGCCGAGGACCCGAAGGTCTACGACATGCTGTGCGAGGCGGACACGATGGGCGTGTTCCAGATTGAGAGCCGGGCACAGATGAACATGCTGCCCAGGCTTCGGCCGAGGACGTTCTACGACCTGGTGGTGGAGATTGCGCTCATCCGCCCGGGGCCCATCGTCGGCAACATGGTGCATCCCTTCCTGCGCCGACGGAACGGCCAGGAGCAGGTGGCGTACCCGAGCGAGGCGGTGAAGGAGATTCTCGGCAAGACGCTGGGGGTGCCGCTCTTCCAGGAGCAGGCGATGAAGCTGGCCATGGTGGCGGCGGGCTTCACCGCGGGCGAGGCGGACGGACTGCGGCGGGTGCTGAGCCACAAGCGCGCCGAATCCATGCTGCTGCAATACCGGGGGCGCTTCGTGGAGGGCTGCGTGTCGCGGGGGTACACACGCAAACAAGCCGAGGAGTGGTTCGACAACTTCCGGGGCTTCGCGCACTACGGCTTCCCGGAGAGCCATTCAGCGAGCTTCGCGTTGATTGCGTATGCGTCCAGCTGGCTGAAGTGTCACTACCCGGCGGCCTTCACGGCGGCGCTGTTGAACTCGCAGCCCATGGGCTTCTATGCGCCGCACACGTTGGTGGCGGACGCGCAGCGGCATGGCGTGGAGGTGCGGCCGGTGGACGTGCGGCACTCGAGCTGGGACTGCACGTTGGAGGAGGGCGGGGCCGCATTGCGGCTGGGGCTCCGGATGGTGAAGGGTCTGGGCGAGTCCGCGGGGCGGCGCGTGGCGACGGCGAAGCGCGAGGGCTTCCGCGACGTGGGCGACCTGGCGCGGTGGTCGCGGGCGCCCCGGCACGAGCTGACGCGGTTGGCCTTGGCGGGCGCCCTGTCGTCGCTGTGCGGCTCCCGGCGTCAGGCGCTGTGGGAGCTCCAGGCGCTGGGGCCGCTGGACTCGGATGACCTGTTCTTCGGCATGGCCATGGACGGCACGGCGGTGGAGCTTCCGTCCATGGACGTGATGGAGCGGGTCTGCGCGGACTACGACACGGTGGGGCTGTCGCTGGAGAAGCACCCGCTGGAGTTGCTGCGCCCGGTGCTGAAGCAGCAGGGCGCGGTGACGGCGGAGGGACTGAAGAAGGTGGCCCACGGGCGGAGGGTGGCGGTGGGAGGCATGCTCATCTGCCGCCAGCGTCCGCCCACGGCCAAGGGCATCTGCTTCATCTCCCTGGAGGACGAAACGGGCATCGCGAACCTGGTGGTGCCTCCGGACGTGTACGAGCGGTGCCGCAAGGACATCCATGGCGCGCTCTTCCTGGTGGGAGAAGGCGTCCTGGAGCGCTCCGGCAAGGTGACGAACGTGAAGTCCAGTCGAGTGGCGTCATTGCATGGACAGCGGGGTACGCTGCCTGGGCGATGA
- a CDS encoding WbqC family protein produces MVAEQPHYLPWVDFHEQLARAGTFVVLDNVQWLRRGWQRRTRVALPHNVPLPPPTESGFQWMSIPLEDPHRDTLIKDLAVDARQPWAREHLRTLVSLYAKRPYFASQVLPRLEPFYDAAARESGPGSLLRVLLASMALFNEPLGLTPNLVLASTLDKQGEDKSARLVAYCQQLGAHTYYSGLGSSLYLQVGLFRDVDVRVLWQRFRHPEYAQGRPGRFVHGMSLVDVLANVPVDEVRQWLEPSPWGPFAPRPPGE; encoded by the coding sequence GTGGTCGCCGAGCAGCCGCACTACCTGCCGTGGGTGGACTTCCACGAGCAGCTGGCCCGCGCGGGGACCTTCGTCGTGCTGGACAACGTGCAGTGGCTGCGGCGCGGCTGGCAGCGGCGCACGCGGGTGGCCCTGCCCCACAACGTCCCCCTGCCCCCGCCCACGGAGTCCGGGTTCCAGTGGATGTCCATCCCCTTGGAGGACCCCCACCGGGACACCCTCATCAAGGACCTGGCGGTGGATGCCCGTCAGCCCTGGGCCCGCGAGCACCTGCGCACGCTGGTGTCGCTGTACGCGAAGCGGCCCTACTTCGCTTCGCAGGTATTGCCCCGGCTGGAGCCCTTCTATGACGCGGCGGCGCGCGAGTCGGGCCCGGGTTCGCTGCTGCGGGTGCTGCTGGCGAGCATGGCGCTCTTCAATGAGCCGCTGGGCCTGACGCCGAACCTGGTCCTGGCATCCACCTTGGACAAGCAGGGCGAGGACAAGTCGGCCCGGTTGGTGGCGTACTGCCAGCAACTGGGCGCGCACACGTACTACTCGGGGTTGGGCTCGTCCCTGTACCTCCAGGTGGGCCTGTTCCGGGACGTGGACGTGCGCGTGCTGTGGCAGCGCTTCCGCCATCCCGAATATGCACAGGGCCGCCCGGGCCGCTTCGTCCACGGCATGTCGTTGGTGGACGTGCTGGCCAACGTGCCGGTGGACGAGGTGCGCCAGTGGCTGGAGCCTTCGCCCTGGGGACCGTTCGCGCCCCGGCCCCCGGGCGAATGA
- a CDS encoding DUF4336 domain-containing protein, with the protein MRPYVPLSTLKPVTDGVWWVDGPVARMRVGPISLPFPTRMVIVRLGSGGLWLWSPTAPTPELFEQVDALGPVEHLVSPNRFHYAGIPAWKARYPRATAWASPGVRERARSQQIDVPFDADLDDAAPSAWSTELGQLIFRGSRFVEEVVFFHGASSTLILADLVMALEPERLRPRLRWLLTLGGTMWPGQTPREVRVTTWGRTAQARACYQQMMAWQPRRVLLAHGRCYLDEGVAPLERAFSWLR; encoded by the coding sequence GTGCGTCCCTATGTGCCGCTTTCCACCCTCAAGCCGGTCACGGACGGTGTCTGGTGGGTGGACGGGCCGGTGGCGAGGATGCGCGTGGGCCCCATCTCCCTGCCGTTCCCGACGCGCATGGTCATCGTTCGCCTGGGTTCGGGAGGCTTGTGGCTCTGGTCGCCCACGGCACCAACGCCCGAGTTGTTCGAACAGGTCGACGCACTCGGCCCGGTGGAACATCTCGTCTCTCCGAACCGGTTCCACTACGCGGGCATTCCGGCCTGGAAGGCGCGCTATCCGCGCGCGACGGCCTGGGCGTCTCCGGGCGTTCGCGAACGGGCGCGCTCCCAGCAGATTGACGTCCCATTCGATGCCGACCTCGACGACGCCGCGCCCTCGGCCTGGTCCACGGAGTTGGGCCAGCTCATCTTCCGGGGCAGCCGCTTCGTGGAAGAGGTGGTGTTCTTCCACGGTGCGTCCTCGACCTTGATTCTCGCGGACCTGGTCATGGCGTTGGAGCCCGAGCGTCTCCGGCCTCGCTTGAGATGGCTGCTGACGCTCGGCGGGACGATGTGGCCGGGGCAGACGCCACGCGAGGTGCGGGTGACGACCTGGGGCCGGACCGCGCAGGCGCGCGCCTGCTACCAGCAGATGATGGCATGGCAGCCTCGTCGGGTGCTCCTCGCGCACGGCCGCTGCTACCTCGATGAGGGTGTGGCTCCGCTCGAGCGCGCCTTCTCCTGGCTGCGCTGA
- a CDS encoding ATPase, protein MSLFRRPPSPDSGSSSDESSRSVTPVETAVVPPAAPTPVLSGPPRPRVGGTGATAALPPRPPGAVTGSRPALPPEPDEPDFPTERRASSSPSDRRAPPPAPATLPSVIVAPPEPRERRGPGPSQYSGPDRRGTAASAQYNGPDRRAPRRPGEEGGVSQGDRFWPAQPRTLLETGLNTTFVEELVLKALFFAGEMRGMDIAARLQLPSALVDDVIEGLRRQKYVDIRGGGGSGVGKSTMIYQLTTFVTDVLRQVLDRNRYNGPAPVPFLEWAAAVKKQTVRGNRITRARMQDKFGDLIIKDYIFDGIGPAMNSGRAIFFYGPPGNGKTAICQGMVNCFDGDIFIPHAILIDDFVVRIFDANLHKVVEDEPGSPPYDRRWVRCRRPLVVVGGELTLEMLDLVYSPEVKYYEAPFQMKASNGMLLIDDFGRQKVSPKDLLNRWIVPLESDIDMLTLHTGKKLQVPFDVFAAFSTNLDPSDLVDDAFLRRVRYKLEVQRPDEEQFHDIFQVMCRKRGVPYNAAAVDYLIDAHYRPVGRPFAACQPRDLLDQVIDMAHYQGLEPRLTTELLDSAVRGYFVRFDKDKPAGTSASAG, encoded by the coding sequence ATGTCCCTGTTCAGGCGACCGCCATCCCCGGACTCCGGCTCGTCGAGCGACGAGTCCAGCCGCAGCGTCACCCCCGTGGAAACGGCCGTGGTGCCGCCCGCGGCGCCCACGCCGGTGCTGTCGGGGCCTCCTCGCCCGCGCGTCGGTGGCACGGGGGCGACCGCTGCGCTCCCGCCGCGTCCCCCGGGCGCCGTCACGGGCTCACGTCCCGCGCTGCCGCCGGAGCCGGACGAGCCCGACTTCCCCACCGAGCGCCGCGCCTCGTCCTCGCCGTCGGACCGCCGTGCTCCGCCGCCGGCCCCGGCCACACTGCCGTCCGTCATCGTCGCCCCGCCGGAACCCCGTGAGCGACGCGGGCCCGGGCCGTCCCAGTACTCGGGCCCGGACCGGCGCGGCACCGCCGCCAGCGCGCAGTACAACGGCCCCGACCGCCGGGCGCCCCGGCGGCCGGGAGAGGAGGGCGGTGTCAGCCAGGGCGACCGCTTCTGGCCCGCCCAGCCGCGCACCCTGCTCGAGACGGGCCTCAACACCACCTTCGTGGAAGAGCTGGTCCTCAAGGCGCTCTTCTTCGCCGGTGAGATGCGCGGCATGGACATCGCCGCGCGCCTCCAACTGCCCTCCGCGCTGGTGGACGACGTCATCGAAGGCCTGCGCCGCCAGAAGTACGTCGACATCCGCGGCGGTGGCGGCTCGGGCGTGGGCAAGTCGACGATGATCTACCAGCTCACCACGTTTGTGACGGACGTGCTGCGGCAGGTGCTCGACCGCAACCGCTACAACGGCCCCGCGCCCGTGCCCTTCCTGGAGTGGGCGGCCGCCGTGAAGAAGCAGACCGTGCGCGGCAACCGCATCACCCGCGCGCGCATGCAGGACAAGTTCGGCGACCTCATCATCAAGGACTACATCTTCGACGGCATCGGTCCGGCGATGAACTCTGGCCGCGCCATCTTCTTCTACGGGCCCCCGGGCAACGGCAAGACGGCCATCTGCCAGGGCATGGTGAACTGCTTCGACGGGGACATCTTCATCCCCCACGCCATCCTTATCGACGACTTCGTGGTGCGCATCTTCGACGCCAACCTCCACAAGGTGGTGGAGGACGAGCCCGGCTCGCCGCCGTATGACCGGCGCTGGGTGCGCTGCCGGCGTCCGCTCGTCGTCGTGGGCGGTGAGCTGACGCTGGAGATGCTGGACCTCGTGTACTCGCCGGAGGTGAAGTACTACGAGGCGCCGTTCCAGATGAAGGCGAGCAACGGCATGCTCCTCATCGACGACTTCGGCCGGCAGAAGGTGTCCCCCAAGGACCTGCTCAACCGGTGGATCGTCCCGCTGGAGAGCGACATCGACATGCTCACCCTGCACACCGGCAAGAAGCTGCAGGTGCCCTTCGACGTGTTCGCCGCCTTCTCCACCAACCTGGACCCCAGCGACCTCGTGGATGACGCCTTCCTGCGCCGCGTCCGCTACAAGCTGGAGGTGCAGCGCCCGGACGAGGAGCAGTTCCACGACATCTTCCAGGTCATGTGCCGCAAGCGCGGCGTGCCCTACAACGCGGCGGCAGTGGACTACCTCATCGACGCGCACTACCGCCCGGTGGGGCGTCCGTTCGCCGCCTGCCAGCCGCGTGACTTGTTGGATCAGGTCATCGACATGGCGCACTACCAGGGCCTGGAGCCGCGCCTGACGACCGAGCTCCTGGATTCCGCCGTGCGTGGCTACTTCGTGCGCTTCGACAAGGACAAGCCGGCGGGGACGTCGGCCTCCGCGGGCTGA